Proteins from a genomic interval of Gluconacetobacter diazotrophicus PA1 5:
- the hpf gene encoding ribosome hibernation-promoting factor, HPF/YfiA family, whose protein sequence is MQISVAGKQIDLSDALKHRVTAHLDRLADKFFDRALDAQVTFSRARSFFTCDINLHAARGLTLRGEGEAADAHGAFDDAAEHIARRLRRYRERVNDHIRTLPRRKTPEVGRSYILRPAESDGRVRGEAMHDTGPYATIVAERAAEIATLSVSEAVMRLDLAASTLLMFRNSTSDQINVIYRRQDGNIGWLDPSPA, encoded by the coding sequence ATGCAGATCAGTGTCGCTGGCAAGCAGATCGACCTCTCCGACGCTTTGAAGCACCGGGTTACGGCCCATCTCGATCGTCTTGCCGACAAATTCTTCGACCGTGCCCTGGATGCGCAGGTCACCTTCAGCCGCGCCCGATCCTTCTTTACCTGCGATATCAACCTTCATGCCGCGCGGGGCCTGACCCTGCGGGGTGAAGGCGAGGCCGCCGATGCCCATGGCGCCTTCGACGACGCGGCCGAACATATCGCCCGTCGCCTGCGCCGCTATCGCGAGCGGGTGAACGACCATATCCGCACCCTGCCCCGTCGCAAGACGCCCGAGGTGGGTCGCAGCTACATCCTTCGCCCGGCGGAAAGCGACGGGCGGGTCCGGGGTGAAGCGATGCACGACACGGGTCCGTACGCGACCATCGTCGCCGAGCGCGCCGCCGAAATCGCGACACTCAGCGTCAGCGAGGCCGTGATGCGCCTCGATCTGGCGGCCTCGACCCTGCTGATGTTCCGCAACAGCACCAGCGACCAGATCAACGTCATCTACCGCCGACAGGACGGCAATATCGGCTGGCTGGACCCCAGCCCGGCCTGA
- a CDS encoding DUF1150 family protein produces the protein MRITTQNGRVVLQADQTSLPADVHHLTDTQLLSLGVSRMAYIKAVVIEGQDVFAIHAADGTPMALTEDEATAIEAILQHEMVPALVH, from the coding sequence ATGAGAATTACGACCCAGAACGGACGGGTGGTTCTTCAGGCGGACCAGACGTCGCTGCCCGCCGACGTGCATCATCTGACCGACACCCAGCTTCTGTCACTGGGTGTGTCGCGGATGGCCTATATCAAGGCGGTGGTGATCGAGGGGCAGGACGTCTTCGCCATCCATGCGGCGGACGGCACCCCGATGGCCCTGACCGAGGACGAGGCGACCGCCATCGAGGCGATCCTGCAGCACGAGATGGTGCCGGCCCTGGTGCATTGA
- a CDS encoding Hsp20 family protein, with protein MSGRLFASPMFLGFDHLEQMLERASKGTADGYPPYNIEQISPTALRITLAVAGFVMEDLQITQEDNQLVIRGRQTDDSQGRVFLHRGIAARQFQKAFVLAEGIEVGNAWLDNGLLHIDLLRPQPEVRVRRIEITQGRASAPPAEIDLPKVRAQRVVRVIEED; from the coding sequence GTGTCGGGAAGACTTTTCGCATCCCCCATGTTTCTGGGGTTCGACCATCTGGAACAGATGCTGGAACGCGCATCCAAGGGAACGGCCGACGGCTATCCCCCTTATAATATAGAGCAGATCAGCCCCACGGCGCTGCGTATCACCCTGGCGGTGGCCGGGTTCGTGATGGAAGACCTGCAGATCACGCAGGAAGACAACCAACTGGTCATTCGCGGGCGGCAGACCGACGATTCCCAGGGACGCGTGTTCCTGCATCGGGGTATCGCCGCACGGCAGTTCCAGAAGGCGTTCGTCCTGGCGGAGGGGATCGAGGTCGGCAACGCGTGGCTGGACAACGGTTTGCTCCATATCGACCTGCTGCGCCCGCAACCCGAGGTCCGGGTCCGGCGGATCGAGATCACGCAGGGGCGCGCATCGGCCCCCCCGGCCGAAATCGACCTGCCCAAGGTCCGCGCCCAGCGCGTGGTGCGGGTTATCGAGGAAGACTAG